In Cololabis saira isolate AMF1-May2022 chromosome 4, fColSai1.1, whole genome shotgun sequence, one DNA window encodes the following:
- the LOC133442228 gene encoding kallikrein-7-like, with the protein MKTCVVLALFLMAGVSLADILKRIIGGRRCTPQEEQHYVFLETTDPTGAGFICSGSVIGRGRTGLWVLTAAHCDEGGPSFTVKSADRSVTQTVGRPQTFQHPTADVMLLRLSQPMTPIRLATDAECTALRNRLNAKKPETFRITARDTQARADYFKYGGGVNPDVTMCASIIVKTLGPFNGVVVHTNQVSQNECCRGLPTPGCKTCGGDSGSGYISINALYAVHGGIGEKNLTNGMIIPNFRDADGFTICDTNIRQWIDQTMMAHP; encoded by the exons ATGAAGACTTGTGTGGTCCTCGCTCTCTTCCTGATGGCAG gTGTGTCTCTTGCAGACATCCTGAAGAGAATCATCGGTGGTAGGAGGTGTACACCACAGGAAGAACAACATTATGTGTTCCTGGAGACAACAGACCCTACTGGTGCAGGTTTCATCTGTTCTGGTTCCGTCATTGGGAGGGGGAGGACTGGTCTCTGGGTTCTCACTGCAGCACACTGTGATGAAGGTGGACC GTCGTTCACCGTTAAATCAGCTGATCGAAGTGTGACACAGACCGTAGGCAGACCTCAAACTTTTCAACACCCCACCGCTGACGTCATGCTGTTGAGGCTGAGCCAGCCCATGACTCCCATCCGCCTCGCCACTGATGCTGAATGTACTGCTCTCAGGAACCGCCTAAACGCCAAAAAACCTGAAACGTTTCGTATTACTGCTCGAGACACACAAGCTCGGGCAGATTACTTCAAATACGGTGGAGGAG TAAATCCAGATGTGACCATGTGTGCAAGCATCATCGTGAAAACACTGGGACCTTTTAATGGCGTCGTCGTACATACAAATCAAGTCAGCCAGAACGAGTGTTGCCGTGGCCTACCTACTCCTGGCTGCAAGACCTGCGGT GGGGATTCTGGTTCAGGATATATTTCTATTAATGCTCTGTATGCAGTTCATGGAGGAATTGGTGAAAAGAACCTCACAAATGGGATGATCATCCCAAATTTTAGGGACGCGGATGGATTCACCATCTGTGACACCAACATTCGTCAATGGATCGATCAGACTATGATGGCTCATCCTTAA